A window from Fragaria vesca subsp. vesca linkage group LG5, FraVesHawaii_1.0, whole genome shotgun sequence encodes these proteins:
- the LOC101310705 gene encoding 5-formyltetrahydrofolate cyclo-ligase-like yields MSGRLLVALMTQPCTLAAPPPLASSILRRPPPSFSQRFIATMTTNNQDHLDALFKQKRMLRTKVRKALKSMDPVLRSQEDDAIQSIVLEAPWFKSSQRLCAYISCAALREVDTSKVLAEILQGSDKDGVRKKLYVPRVEDKNSHMRMLHISSVDDMVANSMDILEPAAVDADGNEREDVLQASDPVDLLLLPGLAFDRSGRRLGRGGGYYDTFLRNYQELVKARNWKQPLLVALSYSPQIVDEGVIVVTEHDVSVDALVSPAGVIPISTTAIDRMKL; encoded by the exons ATGTCAGGAAGGTTGTTGGTGGCGCTGATGACCCAACCGTGCACATTAGCAGCGCCACCTCCACTTGCCTCCTCTATCCTCCGCCGCCCACCACCTTCATTCTCCCAACGCTTCATCGCAACAATGACCACCAACAACCAAGACCACCTCGACGCTTTGTTCAAGCAAAAACGGATGCTCCGAACCAAAGTCCGGAAGGCCCTCAAGTCAATGGACCCAGTACTCAGATCCCAGGAAG ATGATGCGATTCAGAGCATTGTGTTGGAAGCTCCTTGGTTTAAGTCTAGTCAGAGATTGTGTGCGTATATAAGCTGTGCAGCTTTGCGTGAAGTTGATACTTCTAAAGTGTTGGCTGAGATTCTTCAGGGTTCGGATAAAG ATGGTGTGAGGAAAAAGCTTTATGTGCCGCGTGTGGAGGACAAGAATAGTCACATGAGAATGCTCCACATCTCAAGTGTCGATGATATGGTTGCGAATTCGATGGATATTTTAGAACCGGCTGCAGTGGATGCTGATGGAAATGAACGTGAAGATG TTTTACAGGCAAGTGATCCAGTTGATTTGCTTCTCTTACCAG GACTAGCATTTGACAGATCTGGGAGACGTTTGGGTCGAGGTGGAGG TTATTATGATACTTTTCTGAGGAATTACCAAGAGCTTGTGAAGGCCCGCAATTGGAAGCAACCGCTCCTGG TTGCACTATCGTATTCTCCACAGATAGTGGATGAAGGGGTTATAGTGGTCACCGAACATGATGTTTCAGTTGATGCTCTTGTGTCCCCAGCCGGTGTGATTCCGATCAGTACGACTGCCATAGACAG GATGAAACTTTGA
- the LOC101315342 gene encoding germin-like protein subfamily T member 2-like, with product MLTSSGLSFHQLFCLTLSVLLLLLPSHSADPDPLQDFCVADVNSSLSVNGFPCKPTSQITSDDFFFDGLSKEGNTTNLNKATVTAGNVLAFPGLNTLGISMNRVDFAPGGINPPHWHPRASESGVVIEGKLLVGFVTTKNVYYSKVLSAGQMFVVPRGLVHFQLNVGEGKALAFTAFNSHLPGSAVLSFNMFASTPSIPDAVLTKAFQVDDDVISSIRSKFGV from the coding sequence ATGTTGACCTCATCAGGCCTAAGCTTCCACCAGCTATTCTGCCTCACACTTTCTGTACTGCTTCTTCTCCTGCCCTCCCATTCTGCAGACCCTGATCCATTACAAGACTTCTGTGTCGCAGATGTGAATTCCTCCCTATCAGTTAATGGCTTTCCTTGCAAACCCACATCACAGATTACATCAGATGACTTTTTCTTTGATGGGCTGAGCAAAGAAGGGAACACAACCAATCTGAATAAGGCGACTGTAACAGCTGGGAATGTCCTTGCATTTCCTGGGCTCAACACCCTTGGGATATCGATGAACAGAGTCGACTTTGCTCCAGGTGGAATCAATCCGCCGCACTGGCACCCTCGTGCAAGTGAGTCTGGGGTGGTCATTGAAGGAAAGCTACTTGTGGGGTTTGTGACAACTAAAAACGTGTATTACTCCAAGGTCTTGAGTGCTGGGCAGATGTTTGTGGTTCCGAGGGGACTTGTTCACTTTCAGCTAAACGTTGGCGAAGGGAAGGCCCTTGCCTTCACAGCTTTCAATAGTCACTTGCCAGGCTCTGCTGTACTTTCTTTTAATATGTTTGCTTCGACACCTTCCATCCCTGATGCAGTGTTAACTAAGGCTTTTCAAGTAGATGATGATGTTATCAGCAGCATTCGATCCAAGTTCGGCGTCTAG